From Vallitalea longa, one genomic window encodes:
- a CDS encoding PocR ligand-binding domain-containing protein — MLDFFQEDELNIIKKHMELFYKITEINCMLIDDTGSTVFSQGEIFNYCNKFMELTGDKCPCCGAHLYASKQSESLGESYIFFCPGGLVHITSAIVIGNVFRGALLAGPIQMNITDPYVIDNLIKVYNIPISSRGILQSYYKIIPIVAPEKVRYLANLLYIITKDIVGDQKSELKKKRDFYLEQKIINENIQEIKEENNYERKTYPIELEKELSGKVRRGDLDGAKAILNEILGYILFKHSGNNDMVISFIIELVVVMSRAAVEGGGNFEEIFTQNIKFYKTAFSINNIEELCVWIVKVLEKFTELAFKLNKDNVENTNVIKKALQYINNNYDKNISLDDVAKHVSLSPTYFSRFFSKETNMKFSEYLNMVRVEESKKYLLDLKYSISDIAVMMGFSDQSYYTKVFKNYENVSPGKYRKMFNL, encoded by the coding sequence ATGTTAGATTTTTTTCAAGAAGATGAGTTGAATATTATAAAAAAGCATATGGAGTTATTTTACAAAATAACAGAAATAAACTGTATGTTGATTGATGATACAGGATCTACAGTTTTTTCTCAAGGAGAAATTTTCAATTATTGTAATAAATTCATGGAACTTACTGGTGATAAGTGCCCATGCTGTGGAGCGCATTTATATGCAAGTAAACAATCGGAATCGTTAGGTGAGTCATATATTTTTTTCTGTCCTGGAGGATTAGTTCACATTACATCTGCAATCGTTATTGGAAATGTTTTTCGAGGTGCTCTGTTGGCAGGTCCAATACAAATGAATATTACAGACCCATATGTTATTGATAATTTAATAAAAGTATATAATATACCTATTTCATCAAGAGGTATATTGCAGTCATATTATAAAATAATTCCTATAGTGGCTCCTGAAAAAGTTAGATACTTAGCTAATCTGTTATATATAATCACTAAAGATATTGTAGGAGACCAAAAATCCGAATTAAAGAAAAAAAGGGATTTCTATTTGGAACAAAAAATAATAAATGAGAATATCCAAGAAATTAAAGAAGAAAATAATTATGAACGTAAGACTTATCCTATTGAACTAGAAAAAGAATTAAGTGGGAAAGTCAGAAGAGGGGATTTAGACGGTGCGAAAGCCATTCTTAATGAAATCCTTGGTTATATATTATTTAAACACAGCGGCAATAATGATATGGTCATTTCTTTTATTATAGAACTAGTTGTTGTAATGTCTAGGGCTGCAGTCGAAGGGGGAGGCAATTTCGAAGAAATTTTCACACAAAACATAAAATTCTACAAAACAGCTTTTAGTATCAACAATATAGAGGAACTATGTGTATGGATAGTAAAGGTTCTAGAAAAATTTACAGAACTTGCATTCAAATTAAATAAAGATAACGTTGAAAACACTAACGTTATCAAAAAAGCTTTACAATATATAAATAATAATTATGATAAAAATATCTCTTTGGACGATGTTGCAAAACATGTCAGTCTGAGCCCAACTTATTTCAGTAGATTTTTTAGCAAAGAAACCAATATGAAATTTTCGGAATATCTTAATATGGTAAGAGTTGAAGAAAGCAAAAAATACTTGCTGGATTTAAAATATAGCATAAGTGATATAGCTGTTATGATGGGTTTTAGTGATCAAAGTTATTATACTAAGGTATTTAAAAACTATGAGAACGTATCTCCCGGAAAATACAGAAAAATGTTTAATTTATGA
- a CDS encoding cobalamin B12-binding domain-containing protein: MDTLNEISKYVQEGQSIKVRKLTISALEKGYTYQQILETLITAMDIIGNKFKKNKVYVPEVLIASRAFNIALDIISPLVDPNMSTYIGKVVIGTVEGDLHDIGKNLVKMMMVGTGFEVIDLGVDISPKKFVEAVRKYKPDIVAMSALLTTTMITMKNTIKLLEEEGLRDNITIFIGGAPITSNYARTIGADIYSTDAASAAELAKEIVSNDS, translated from the coding sequence ATGGATACTTTAAATGAAATTTCTAAATATGTACAAGAAGGTCAATCAATAAAAGTCCGTAAATTGACTATTTCTGCATTAGAAAAAGGTTATACTTATCAGCAGATATTAGAGACTCTAATTACGGCTATGGATATTATCGGTAATAAATTCAAAAAAAATAAGGTATATGTCCCAGAAGTACTTATTGCTTCAAGAGCATTTAATATCGCTCTTGATATAATAAGTCCCCTTGTTGATCCTAATATGAGCACCTATATTGGAAAAGTAGTTATCGGTACAGTTGAAGGTGATTTACATGATATAGGGAAAAATCTTGTCAAAATGATGATGGTTGGCACTGGATTCGAAGTAATTGATTTAGGCGTTGACATATCACCCAAAAAATTTGTTGAAGCAGTCAGAAAGTATAAACCTGATATAGTTGCGATGTCCGCTCTTCTTACCACAACTATGATAACTATGAAAAATACTATTAAACTATTAGAAGAAGAAGGACTTCGAGATAATATTACCATTTTTATCGGAGGTGCACCAATTACTTCTAACTATGCAAGAACCATAGGTGCAGATATATATTCCACCGATGCTGCAAGTGCCGCTGAACTAGCTAAAGAAATTGTTTCTAATGACTCTTGA
- a CDS encoding corrinoid protein gives MNELLQNISENLQKGKMPEVVSLTKQAVSEGLDPSEILNGLLDGMGVIGEKFKKNEVFVPEVLIAARAMNGGLDVIKPLLEEQGVDPVGKVIIGTVKGDLHDIGKNLVRMMMVGAGLDVIDLGVDVSPEKYIAAVEENNPDIVAMSALLTTTMPNMKLVIDALEEKGLRDKVKVMIGGAPVTDNYAQEIGADRYTSDAATAAEVAKELILN, from the coding sequence ATGAACGAATTACTACAAAATATTTCAGAAAACTTACAAAAGGGAAAAATGCCAGAAGTAGTTTCTTTAACTAAACAAGCTGTATCTGAAGGACTTGATCCATCTGAAATTCTTAATGGATTACTTGATGGAATGGGAGTTATAGGAGAAAAGTTCAAGAAAAATGAAGTATTCGTACCAGAAGTATTGATTGCTGCTAGAGCTATGAATGGTGGTCTTGATGTTATCAAACCATTACTAGAAGAACAAGGTGTAGACCCAGTAGGAAAAGTTATTATCGGAACTGTAAAAGGAGATTTACATGATATAGGTAAGAATCTCGTAAGAATGATGATGGTTGGTGCTGGACTTGATGTTATTGATCTTGGTGTTGACGTTTCCCCTGAGAAATACATAGCAGCAGTTGAAGAAAATAATCCTGATATAGTTGCAATGTCCGCTCTTCTTACTACTACAATGCCTAATATGAAATTAGTTATTGATGCATTAGAAGAAAAAGGACTAAGAGATAAAGTAAAAGTTATGATTGGCGGAGCTCCTGTTACTGATAATTATGCACAAGAAATTGGTGCAGATCGTTATACCTCAGATGCTGCAACAGCTGCAGAAGTTGCTAAAGAATTAATTTTAAACTAA
- a CDS encoding uroporphyrinogen decarboxylase family protein, with protein sequence MTGKERVLNIMQHQSTDKIPWVPFVGVHAGSIKGYTAEEVLKDSDKLYESLMEAHKLYQPDGLPVIFDLQVEAEILGCDLVWSDDCPPSVKSHICEDEARIPCKCKLPTKESGRIPLILDVMNRMKESVGDTTALYGLICGPFTLASHLRGNNLFMDMILDENYVKQLMEYCTEVALRMIDFYTEAGMDVIAVVDPLVSQISPEHFTALCHESFSTIFDYINMKNVKSSFFVCGNATRQIEVMCKTNPDSISIDENVDIKSAKEITDKYNITIGGNIPLTTLMLHGTQQDNMKYVVNMIDTLTHDNLIISPGCDMPYAVPKDNTIAIGQTIKDTDTIREMVKNYESKDDDIDVDIPDYKNLEKPFIEVFTLDSSSCAACTYMMDAANVAKDHFGDKIDLIEYKYTEKINIARCKKMGVKNLPSIYINGELKWASIIPSKEELFSVIESYL encoded by the coding sequence ATGACAGGAAAAGAACGAGTACTTAATATTATGCAACATCAATCCACTGATAAAATACCTTGGGTTCCATTTGTTGGTGTCCATGCTGGATCAATTAAAGGTTATACAGCAGAAGAAGTATTAAAAGATTCCGATAAATTATATGAATCATTAATGGAAGCTCATAAATTATATCAACCAGACGGTCTTCCAGTGATTTTTGATTTACAGGTAGAAGCTGAGATACTTGGTTGTGACCTTGTTTGGTCAGATGATTGTCCTCCATCAGTTAAATCACATATATGTGAAGATGAAGCAAGAATACCTTGTAAATGTAAACTTCCTACTAAAGAAAGTGGAAGAATCCCTCTTATTCTTGATGTAATGAACAGAATGAAAGAATCCGTAGGAGATACTACTGCTCTTTATGGCTTAATATGCGGTCCTTTCACACTTGCATCCCATCTAAGAGGTAATAACCTTTTTATGGATATGATATTAGATGAAAACTATGTTAAGCAATTAATGGAATATTGTACAGAAGTTGCTCTACGTATGATAGATTTTTATACAGAAGCTGGTATGGATGTGATAGCTGTAGTTGACCCGTTAGTATCTCAAATATCTCCAGAACATTTTACAGCTCTATGTCACGAATCATTCTCCACTATATTTGATTATATAAACATGAAAAATGTGAAATCTTCATTTTTTGTTTGCGGTAATGCTACAAGACAAATAGAAGTGATGTGTAAAACCAATCCAGATTCAATTTCTATAGATGAGAATGTAGATATAAAATCAGCTAAAGAGATAACTGATAAATACAATATAACAATTGGTGGTAACATACCATTGACAACATTGATGTTACATGGAACTCAACAGGACAATATGAAATATGTCGTTAATATGATAGATACATTGACACATGATAATCTGATTATATCACCTGGTTGCGATATGCCTTACGCTGTACCAAAAGACAATACAATCGCTATAGGTCAAACAATAAAAGATACTGATACTATACGTGAAATGGTTAAAAACTATGAATCAAAAGATGATGACATTGATGTTGATATACCAGATTATAAGAATTTAGAAAAACCATTTATTGAAGTATTCACTCTTGATTCTTCATCATGTGCTGCTTGTACATATATGATGGATGCTGCTAATGTAGCTAAAGATCATTTTGGTGATAAAATAGATTTGATTGAATACAAATATACTGAAAAGATCAATATTGCTAGATGTAAAAAAATGGGAGTTAAGAATTTACCAAGTATTTATATCAACGGTGAACTGAAGTGGGCTTCCATAATACCTAGTAAGGAAGAATTATTTAGCGTAATAGAATCATATTTATAG
- a CDS encoding ASKHA domain-containing protein, which translates to MEINFSKLLNKKEVLDVMQCYEDSTNYDEYCKIYEEVVEQSVEGITPKGYYLIKDNHNYIDNDCEKVIFCIVTLGSYIDKEIKRYFDNNDFLKGMMLNSIADQMLYDISTSMFKLLQKEQGNQGINLTSRVEPGSSESSIKFQKDILDMINEKENTDITITTGYMFSPTKTLSYYYGASANIPPTTVDHDCSKCSNLTCPYRKVNVFIQQGNDSYRYQVKKNENLLNVIRQNNFPIEAYCGGKKVCGKCKVKLLKGNVELSEAEKKFLTEKEIDERIILSCFHKVTEDITIELKEKNNNSKIQTDYNINCATSPKYQLVKVDGISESADNNNSVTELINEKLQFNFNYSLNAIKELSRIDSLKKDIYLLSENNRNILHAANKEINAYGVAVDIGTTTIVVTLINLLNNKEIGIFKNVNPQKVYGADVISRINYAIKDTENIQTELICKEITSGIKTIVEEKDIDKNNIVEITISGNTTMMYLLEGINPYKLSISPFTTIDLSLHKYCYNQIFMDNYLNCKVTLLPGVSAYIGSDITAGFYYSDLLEQEGNVLFIDIGTNGEIALKTDNHIICAATAAGPAFEGANIKCGMGSINGAICNITLDDDDIQYEVIGNGTPKGLCGSALVDITSELIKNKIIDNTGRIDNDKFTIYKDTNTEIALYQEDIRQLQLAKSAISAGISVLIDEAKISFDEVDKVYLAGGFGSNLNIANAITIGLIQKDLEDKIEILGNSSLGGCVKYLLDDNSSNNFNEIKSKCNYIELSTNMKFNEEYIMNMYFELL; encoded by the coding sequence ATGGAAATTAATTTTAGTAAGTTATTGAATAAAAAAGAGGTACTTGATGTTATGCAGTGCTATGAGGATAGTACTAATTATGATGAGTACTGTAAAATATATGAAGAGGTAGTTGAACAATCTGTTGAAGGAATTACGCCTAAAGGATATTATCTGATAAAAGATAATCACAATTATATAGATAATGACTGTGAAAAAGTTATTTTCTGTATAGTGACATTAGGTAGTTATATCGATAAAGAGATAAAAAGATATTTTGATAACAATGATTTCCTAAAAGGTATGATGTTGAATTCCATTGCAGACCAGATGTTATATGATATCAGTACTTCTATGTTCAAATTACTACAGAAAGAGCAAGGTAACCAAGGTATTAATCTGACCTCAAGAGTTGAACCTGGCTCAAGTGAATCAAGTATAAAATTCCAGAAGGATATACTTGATATGATAAATGAAAAGGAAAATACTGATATTACAATAACAACTGGATACATGTTCTCTCCTACCAAAACATTATCCTACTATTATGGGGCATCTGCCAATATACCTCCTACTACAGTGGATCATGACTGTAGCAAATGCAGTAATTTGACTTGTCCTTATAGAAAAGTCAATGTTTTCATTCAACAAGGTAACGATTCCTACAGATACCAAGTCAAAAAGAATGAAAACCTATTAAATGTCATACGACAAAACAATTTCCCTATCGAAGCATACTGTGGCGGTAAGAAAGTTTGTGGTAAATGTAAAGTCAAACTTTTAAAAGGAAATGTTGAATTATCTGAAGCAGAAAAGAAATTTTTGACTGAAAAAGAAATCGATGAAAGAATAATTCTATCTTGCTTCCATAAAGTAACTGAGGATATTACTATTGAATTAAAAGAAAAGAATAATAATTCCAAAATACAAACAGATTACAATATTAATTGTGCCACTAGTCCCAAATACCAATTAGTTAAAGTCGATGGTATATCTGAAAGTGCAGATAACAATAACAGTGTAACTGAATTAATCAATGAAAAACTACAATTTAACTTTAATTACTCATTGAACGCAATAAAAGAATTATCAAGAATAGACAGCCTCAAAAAAGATATCTACTTATTGTCAGAAAACAATAGAAATATATTACATGCTGCCAATAAGGAAATCAATGCTTATGGTGTAGCTGTAGATATTGGTACTACTACTATCGTGGTAACATTGATAAATCTACTAAACAATAAAGAAATAGGCATTTTCAAAAATGTTAATCCTCAAAAGGTATATGGTGCGGATGTAATCAGCAGAATCAATTATGCAATAAAAGATACCGAAAACATTCAAACAGAATTAATCTGTAAAGAAATAACATCAGGTATTAAAACAATAGTTGAAGAAAAAGATATAGATAAAAATAATATAGTTGAAATAACAATAAGTGGTAACACAACTATGATGTATCTATTGGAAGGCATCAATCCTTATAAATTATCCATAAGTCCATTTACTACAATAGATTTATCTCTTCACAAATATTGTTATAACCAAATATTCATGGATAATTATCTTAATTGCAAAGTTACTCTTCTACCTGGTGTTTCAGCATATATTGGTTCAGATATAACAGCAGGATTTTATTACAGTGATTTACTTGAACAAGAAGGAAATGTTTTATTTATTGATATAGGTACTAACGGAGAAATAGCATTAAAAACTGATAACCATATTATTTGTGCCGCTACTGCTGCTGGTCCTGCTTTTGAAGGAGCTAATATAAAATGTGGTATGGGTAGTATAAACGGTGCTATCTGTAATATAACATTAGATGATGATGATATTCAATACGAAGTTATAGGAAATGGTACACCAAAAGGTTTATGTGGTTCAGCTCTGGTTGATATAACATCTGAGTTGATAAAAAATAAAATAATAGATAATACAGGTAGAATAGATAACGATAAATTCACCATTTACAAAGATACCAATACTGAAATAGCTCTATATCAAGAAGATATTCGCCAACTTCAACTTGCTAAATCAGCTATCTCAGCAGGAATAAGCGTATTGATAGATGAAGCCAAGATTTCATTTGATGAAGTTGACAAAGTATACCTAGCAGGAGGATTTGGAAGTAATCTCAATATAGCTAACGCAATTACTATTGGATTAATCCAGAAAGACCTAGAAGATAAAATTGAAATATTGGGAAACAGTTCATTAGGTGGATGTGTAAAATATCTTTTGGATGATAACAGCTCTAATAATTTTAATGAAATAAAGTCAAAATGCAATTATATTGAACTATCCACAAATATGAAATTCAATGAAGAATATATTATGAACATGTATTTTGAGTTGCTATAA
- a CDS encoding GTP-binding protein: MTKIYLITGFLGSGKTSFLQNVLDNDTSRSGVLMNEFGSISIDSSLVQRKDMDMIELTNGSIFCSCLKNNFIESLRILIERKLENLYIESSGLADPANMLTIIDLLTEQCSHDFTYEGSICIIDGLHFMKEINMMVSVENQIKHSKIILLNKMDLISPELATEIKNKLRSINNQAPIYEMVNGRIDFNSLKFSAIITNEAGESSNTTENRPKTIIIKLKDNNISIDDIITTINFLKEFCYRIKGFITIEGITYKIDTVNEKLDVIQYKHTSEKFDDQTLVLISKIGIGIISKILTFIQQSLKNKIDIIS; the protein is encoded by the coding sequence ATGACAAAAATATATCTTATAACAGGATTTTTGGGCTCAGGTAAAACAAGCTTTCTTCAGAATGTTCTAGATAACGATACTTCTAGATCAGGTGTATTGATGAATGAATTCGGAAGTATCAGCATAGATAGTTCTTTAGTTCAAAGAAAAGATATGGATATGATAGAACTTACTAACGGTTCTATATTTTGCAGTTGCCTAAAAAACAATTTCATTGAAAGCCTTCGTATTCTTATAGAAAGAAAACTGGAGAATCTATATATTGAAAGTTCTGGATTAGCAGACCCTGCCAATATGTTGACTATAATTGATTTGCTTACAGAACAATGTAGTCATGACTTCACTTATGAAGGATCTATCTGCATTATTGATGGACTGCATTTCATGAAAGAAATCAATATGATGGTTAGTGTAGAAAATCAAATCAAACATAGCAAAATCATTCTACTCAACAAAATGGACCTGATAAGTCCTGAACTAGCTACAGAAATAAAGAACAAATTACGTTCAATCAATAATCAAGCACCAATCTATGAAATGGTTAATGGTAGAATCGATTTCAATTCGTTGAAATTCTCTGCGATTATAACTAATGAGGCAGGAGAATCTTCTAATACAACTGAGAATAGACCTAAAACCATAATCATCAAATTGAAAGATAACAATATATCTATTGATGATATCATTACTACAATCAATTTCCTAAAAGAATTCTGTTATCGTATTAAGGGATTCATCACTATAGAAGGGATCACTTACAAAATCGATACGGTGAATGAAAAATTAGATGTAATACAATATAAACATACGTCAGAAAAATTTGATGATCAAACATTGGTTTTGATATCAAAAATCGGTATTGGTATCATTTCTAAAATACTAACATTCATTCAACAATCTCTGAAAAATAAAATTGATATCATTTCTTAG